From the Gymnogyps californianus isolate 813 chromosome 2, ASM1813914v2, whole genome shotgun sequence genome, one window contains:
- the C2H8orf88 gene encoding uncharacterized protein C8orf88 homolog — protein MLKETKKFIGKSLQPARPVHHLSSKQASAIALNFQTELPSNTEVCLQSKVDWSSEMTEVKILTQTMMTCQPKQHESEAKKERIKYSRDFLLKLSSVSLSQKKPEFLPDHPIVLEKPEKSNPFIDICKK, from the exons ATGTTAAAGGAAACTAAAAAGTTTATTGGTAAATCCCTTCAGCCAGCACGACCTGTGCATCATCTGTCTTCTAAACAAG CATCAGCCATTGCGTTAAACTTTCAGACTGAATTACCCAGCAACACTGAAGTATGTTTGCAGAGTAAGGTTGACTGG TCATCTGAAATGACTGAAGTGAAGATCTTAACTCAAACTATGATGACCTGTCAACCAAAACAGCATgaatcagaagcaaaaaaag AAAGGATCAAATACAGCAGAGATTTCCTTCTGAAACTTTCAagtgtttctctttctcagaaGAAGCCAGAGTTTCTTCCTGATCATCCAATTGTACTTGAAAAGCCA GAAAAGAGCAACCCTTTTATTGACATATGCAAGAAGTGA